The sequence CACGGAAGGTAGGACCGAAAGTATAAATATTGGAAAGCGCCAGTGCTCCAAGTTCCCCTTCCAGCTGGCCTGATACGGTAAGGCTGGTGGGTTTGCCGAAGAAATCTTTGGTAAAATCTACGGTTCCGTCATCGTTTTTGGGAACATCCTGCAGATTAAGTGTTGTAACCTGAAACATGGCCCCTGCCCCTTCGCAGTCGGACGCTGTGATAATTGGTGTATGCAAGTAATAGAAGCCGTTATCGTTGAAATATTTGTGTATAGCAAATGCCATGGCATGGCGGATGCGGAATACAGCACCGAAGGTGTTGGTACGCGGCCTCAGGTGAGCAATTTCCCGGAGAAATTCGAGGGTATGTCCTTTTTTCTGCAGCGGATATTCTTCGGGATTGGCAGGCCCGTAAATTGTAATATCTGAAGCATGTATCTCAACCTTCTGACCAGAACCTGGTGATTCTTTCAGTATACCCCGCACAGCAATGCATGCTCCGGTAGTAATCTGCCGTATAACCTCCTCGTCGAAGTGCGCCGCGTCGGCTACTATCTGGATGTTGTGAATAATGGAACCATCATTGAGAGCAATGAATACCACATTCTTAATGCCCCTCCGGGTACGCACCCATCCTTTAACCAGCACTTCCTGATCGTGCGGATCGGTCTTCAGTAAATCACTGATGCGGCTGCGACGTAAGTTTTCCATAAAAATCGTCTTATAATAAAGTTGCAAAATTAACACTTTGTATGAAAAACACCGGTCTGATCTTTTTCGTTGGTTTTCTTTCGGAAACGATCAATTAATC comes from Bacteroidales bacterium and encodes:
- the asnS gene encoding asparagine--tRNA ligase, whose translation is MENLRRSRISDLLKTDPHDQEVLVKGWVRTRRGIKNVVFIALNDGSIIHNIQIVADAAHFDEEVIRQITTGACIAVRGILKESPGSGQKVEIHASDITIYGPANPEEYPLQKKGHTLEFLREIAHLRPRTNTFGAVFRIRHAMAFAIHKYFNDNGFYYLHTPIITASDCEGAGAMFQVTTLNLQDVPKNDDGTVDFTKDFFGKPTSLTVSGQLEGELGALALSNIYTFGPTFRAENSNTPRHLAEFWMIEPEMAFYDIHDNMDLAEDFLKYLVSYALEHCSDDLQFLQKMYDKELILRLESVLKEKFERLSYTEAIQILEKSGVPFEFPIGWGTDLQAEHERYLVEKHFKKPVILTDYPKEIKAFYMKQNDDGKTVRAMDVLFPRIGEIIGGSQREEDYDRLYARVRELNLPMKDLWWYLETRKFGSAPHSGFGLGFERLILFVTGMANIRDVIPFPRTPKNAEF